The following are encoded together in the Azospirillum brasilense genome:
- a CDS encoding ABC transporter substrate-binding protein — translation MTMKTVLLASAAVVLLGTGAANAQKIPVGHLADQSGATSDVGVPFGQGVADALAYINKNGGVAGTTMDVETVDYGYQAPRAISQYKKWSSGSGKVAAIQGWGTADTEALTGFVGKDEIPYYSGSYSGHLTDPTGNGPHGSKPAPYNFFYGPSYSDGLRAMLMWAAEDWKTKGGSGKPKYVHMGANHPYPNAPKEAGEQLAKELGFDVLPAVQFALTPGDYTAQCLTLKQAGANYAYLGNTAGSNISVLKACQTVGAQVQFMGNVWGMDENAAKAAGSAANGVIFPVRTAAIWGGDAPGMKIVKEISKVSDAAGTAYRPVHYVSGICSAFYMKEAMDWAKQNGGVTGPNIRKGMYQKKDWVPAGLEGVCVPSTWTETDHRGMDKVNLYRANVSGDTGGSVDDLVKAGTIKLEKIATVDVPRKPEWLGW, via the coding sequence ATGACCATGAAGACCGTCCTGCTGGCGTCCGCCGCCGTCGTCCTGCTCGGCACCGGGGCCGCCAACGCCCAGAAGATCCCGGTCGGCCATCTCGCCGACCAGTCCGGCGCCACGTCGGACGTGGGCGTGCCCTTCGGCCAGGGCGTCGCCGACGCGCTCGCCTACATCAACAAGAACGGCGGCGTCGCCGGCACGACGATGGACGTCGAGACCGTGGACTACGGCTATCAGGCGCCGCGCGCCATCAGCCAGTACAAGAAGTGGTCGTCGGGCAGCGGCAAGGTCGCGGCGATCCAGGGCTGGGGCACCGCCGACACCGAGGCGCTGACCGGCTTCGTCGGCAAGGACGAGATCCCCTACTACTCCGGCTCCTACTCGGGCCACCTGACCGACCCGACCGGCAACGGCCCGCACGGTTCCAAGCCGGCCCCCTACAACTTCTTCTACGGCCCGTCCTACTCCGACGGCCTGCGCGCCATGCTGATGTGGGCGGCCGAGGACTGGAAGACGAAGGGCGGCTCGGGCAAGCCCAAATACGTCCACATGGGTGCCAACCACCCCTACCCGAACGCCCCGAAGGAAGCCGGTGAGCAGCTCGCCAAGGAGCTGGGCTTCGACGTGCTGCCGGCGGTCCAGTTCGCCCTGACGCCGGGCGACTACACCGCCCAGTGCCTGACGCTGAAGCAGGCCGGCGCCAACTACGCCTATCTCGGGAACACGGCGGGCTCCAACATCTCCGTTCTGAAGGCCTGCCAGACGGTCGGCGCCCAGGTGCAGTTCATGGGCAACGTCTGGGGCATGGACGAGAACGCCGCCAAGGCCGCCGGCTCGGCCGCCAACGGCGTGATCTTCCCGGTCCGCACCGCGGCGATCTGGGGCGGCGACGCGCCCGGCATGAAGATCGTCAAGGAGATCTCCAAGGTCTCCGACGCCGCCGGAACCGCCTACCGTCCGGTGCACTACGTCTCCGGCATCTGCTCCGCCTTCTACATGAAGGAAGCGATGGACTGGGCGAAGCAGAACGGCGGCGTGACCGGCCCGAACATCCGCAAGGGCATGTACCAGAAGAAGGACTGGGTGCCGGCGGGGCTGGAGGGCGTCTGCGTGCCGTCTACCTGGACCGAGACCGACCACCGCGGCATGGACAAGGTCAACCTGTACCGCGCCAACGTGTCCGGCGACACCGGCGGTTCGGTGGACGATCTGGTGAAGGCCGGCACGATCAAGCTGGAGAAGATCGCCACCGTCGACGTCCCGCGCAAGCCGGAGTGGCTGGGCTGGTAA
- a CDS encoding long-chain fatty acid--CoA ligase has translation MSLPDIKTHDTLPKLLTLHAREHGDDVAMREKDFGIWREFTWADMHARVRAFTLGLIKLGVERGHVVALLGDNRPDWVMGEISAHAMGAMSLGIYRDAMDEEVAYLITYADVHIIFAEDEEQVDKLLNLGERLPTLKHIIYSDPRGMRKYSDPRLMEASELVKLGNALHAEKPNLYEELVGATRGDDVAVLCTTSGTTSNPKLAMLPAGRLIRHVASYLSVDPKGPTDEYVSVLPLSWIMEQIYAVGMGMVSRMRVNFVEEAETMMNDFREIGPSFVLFAPRLWEQIAADVRARMMDASPFKQKMYDYGMKLGLEALANGTRSAIADRILFAALRDRLGFTNLKSAATGGAALGPDTFKFFQALGVPLRQIYGQTETMGAYTVHRSNDVDFDTVGVPFDDGVKVKVIEPDQNGIGEIVVSHPNMFAGYYRNEASTTADLRDGWMHTGDAGFFDKKGHLVIIDRIKDIATTSNNDRFSPQYIENKLKFSPYVAEAVILGNKRPYLSAIICIRFPIVSKWAEKNRIAFTTYSDLASKPEVYELLRQEVERVNAALPEFQRITKFLLLYKELDADDGELTRTRKVRRGVIAEKYGEIIDSIYAGQLAIDVDTTITFQDGTKQRIRTVLKVVDLLPAPAKKPAQAAA, from the coding sequence ATGTCCCTTCCTGATATCAAGACTCATGACACGCTGCCGAAGCTGCTGACCCTGCACGCCCGCGAGCATGGCGACGACGTCGCCATGCGCGAGAAGGATTTCGGCATCTGGCGCGAGTTCACCTGGGCAGACATGCACGCCCGCGTGCGCGCCTTCACACTCGGCCTCATCAAGCTGGGGGTGGAGCGCGGCCATGTGGTGGCGCTGCTCGGCGACAACCGGCCCGACTGGGTGATGGGGGAAATCTCCGCCCACGCCATGGGCGCCATGAGCCTGGGCATCTACCGCGACGCGATGGACGAGGAGGTTGCCTACCTCATCACCTACGCCGACGTGCACATCATCTTCGCGGAGGACGAGGAGCAGGTCGACAAGCTGCTGAATCTCGGCGAGCGCCTGCCGACGCTGAAGCACATCATCTATTCCGACCCCCGCGGCATGCGCAAATACAGCGACCCGCGCCTGATGGAGGCGTCGGAGCTGGTCAAGCTGGGCAACGCGCTGCACGCCGAGAAGCCGAACCTCTACGAGGAACTGGTCGGCGCGACGCGCGGCGACGACGTGGCGGTGCTCTGCACCACCTCGGGCACCACCTCGAACCCGAAGCTGGCGATGCTGCCGGCCGGGCGGCTGATCCGCCACGTCGCCAGCTACCTGTCGGTGGACCCCAAGGGGCCGACCGACGAGTATGTGTCGGTGCTGCCGCTCTCCTGGATCATGGAGCAGATCTACGCCGTCGGCATGGGCATGGTGTCGCGGATGCGCGTGAACTTCGTCGAGGAAGCCGAGACGATGATGAACGACTTCCGCGAGATCGGGCCGAGCTTCGTGCTGTTCGCCCCCCGCCTGTGGGAGCAGATCGCCGCCGACGTGCGCGCCCGCATGATGGACGCCTCGCCCTTCAAGCAGAAGATGTACGATTACGGTATGAAGCTGGGGCTGGAGGCGCTCGCCAACGGCACACGGTCCGCCATCGCCGACCGCATTCTCTTCGCAGCGCTGCGAGACCGCCTGGGCTTCACCAACCTGAAGTCGGCGGCGACCGGCGGCGCCGCGCTCGGCCCCGACACCTTCAAGTTCTTCCAGGCGCTGGGCGTGCCGCTGCGCCAGATCTACGGCCAGACCGAGACGATGGGCGCCTACACGGTGCACCGCTCGAACGACGTGGACTTCGACACGGTGGGCGTGCCCTTCGACGACGGCGTGAAGGTCAAGGTGATCGAGCCCGACCAGAACGGCATCGGCGAGATCGTCGTCAGCCACCCCAACATGTTCGCCGGCTACTACCGCAACGAGGCCTCGACCACGGCGGACCTGCGCGACGGCTGGATGCACACGGGCGACGCCGGCTTCTTCGACAAGAAGGGCCATCTGGTCATCATCGACCGCATCAAGGACATCGCCACCACCAGCAACAACGACCGCTTCAGCCCGCAATACATCGAGAACAAGCTGAAGTTCAGCCCCTACGTGGCCGAGGCGGTGATCCTGGGCAACAAGCGGCCCTACCTGTCGGCGATCATCTGCATCCGCTTCCCCATCGTGTCGAAGTGGGCGGAGAAGAACCGCATCGCCTTCACCACCTATTCCGATCTGGCGTCCAAGCCGGAAGTCTACGAGCTGCTGCGCCAGGAGGTGGAGCGGGTGAACGCGGCGCTGCCGGAGTTTCAGCGCATCACCAAGTTCCTGCTGCTCTACAAGGAGCTGGACGCCGACGACGGCGAGCTGACCCGCACCCGCAAGGTGCGCCGCGGCGTGATCGCCGAGAAATACGGCGAGATCATCGACTCCATCTACGCGGGCCAGCTGGCCATCGACGTGGACACCACCATCACCTTCCAGGACGGCACCAAGCAGCGCATCCGCACCGTGCTGAAGGTGGTCGACCTGCTGCCCGCACCGGCCAAGAAGCCGGCGCAGGCCGCGGCGTGA
- a CDS encoding ABC transporter ATP-binding protein: MNAATATAAVNPASAPAPVPGTAKAPLLSVNNIEVVYNDVILVLRGLSLEVPEGEIVALLGANGAGKSTTLKAISGLLKTEDGEVTRGDISFAGERINGIDPDKIVRRGIFQVMEGRRIIGDMTCQENLRLGAFTRRDGGVKDDIEMVYHYFPRLKERTGLAGYLSGGEQQMLAIGRAMMARPKLILMDEPSMGLSPLMVKEVFSIIRQINKDLGVTILLVEQNARMALQAATRGYIMENGKVVLDGTAEELRNNEDVKEFYLGGGNEERKSFKNLKSFKRRKRWI, encoded by the coding sequence ATGAACGCCGCCACCGCGACCGCCGCGGTCAATCCCGCCAGCGCTCCGGCGCCGGTTCCCGGCACGGCCAAGGCGCCGCTGCTGTCCGTCAACAACATCGAGGTCGTCTACAACGACGTCATCCTGGTGCTCCGCGGCCTCAGCCTGGAAGTGCCGGAGGGGGAGATCGTGGCCCTGCTGGGCGCCAACGGCGCCGGCAAATCGACGACGCTCAAAGCCATCTCGGGCCTGCTCAAGACCGAGGACGGCGAGGTCACGCGCGGCGACATCTCCTTCGCGGGCGAGCGCATCAACGGCATCGACCCCGACAAGATCGTCCGGCGCGGCATTTTCCAGGTGATGGAGGGCCGCCGCATCATCGGCGACATGACCTGCCAGGAGAATCTGCGCCTCGGCGCCTTCACCCGCCGCGACGGCGGGGTGAAGGACGACATCGAGATGGTCTATCACTACTTTCCCCGCCTGAAGGAGCGCACCGGCCTCGCCGGCTACCTGTCGGGCGGCGAGCAGCAGATGCTGGCCATCGGGCGCGCGATGATGGCGCGGCCGAAGCTGATCCTGATGGACGAGCCGTCCATGGGCCTGTCGCCGCTGATGGTGAAGGAGGTCTTCAGCATCATCCGGCAGATCAACAAGGACCTGGGGGTCACCATCCTGCTGGTCGAGCAGAACGCCCGCATGGCGCTCCAGGCCGCGACGCGCGGCTACATCATGGAGAACGGCAAGGTCGTTCTCGACGGCACCGCCGAAGAGCTGCGCAACAACGAGGACGTGAAGGAATTCTACCTCGGCGGCGGCAACGAAGAGCGCAAGAGCTTCAAGAATCTCAAGAGCTTCAAGCGCCGGAAGCGCTGGATTTGA
- a CDS encoding branched-chain amino acid ABC transporter permease: protein MTLLFQLLVNGLIVGALYGVVAMSFVLIYKASRIVNFAQGEFLLIGAWTCWWLLTSWQLPFWIGFPITLAFMLVFGIVLQVVVLRPMIGEPIISVIMVTIGLSIFFQAMMKWMFGVFAKPFPTIFASPTVNILGLDVQTVYVMSLVISILIMAGFGWFFKYSRMGLAMRATAFDQQVAQSLGISVRHMFAMSWAISAMVSAVAGVTVGVVNGVSSALSFFGIKVFPAVILGGLDSVAGAVLGGLIVGVLENLAHYLDSQWLNWGNMYEIAPFYVLIVILMIKPYGLFGTKDIERV from the coding sequence ATGACCTTGCTCTTCCAGCTTCTCGTCAACGGACTGATCGTCGGCGCGCTGTACGGCGTCGTGGCGATGTCCTTCGTGCTGATCTACAAGGCCAGCCGCATCGTGAACTTCGCCCAGGGCGAGTTCCTGCTGATCGGCGCCTGGACCTGCTGGTGGCTGCTGACCTCCTGGCAGCTGCCCTTCTGGATCGGCTTCCCGATCACGCTGGCCTTCATGCTGGTCTTCGGCATCGTGCTTCAGGTCGTCGTGCTGCGGCCGATGATCGGGGAGCCGATCATCTCCGTCATCATGGTCACCATCGGCCTGTCGATCTTCTTCCAGGCCATGATGAAGTGGATGTTCGGCGTCTTCGCCAAGCCGTTCCCGACCATCTTCGCCAGCCCGACCGTGAACATTCTCGGGCTCGACGTGCAGACCGTCTATGTGATGAGCCTGGTCATCTCGATCCTGATCATGGCGGGCTTCGGCTGGTTCTTCAAATACTCGCGGATGGGTCTGGCGATGCGGGCGACCGCCTTCGACCAGCAGGTGGCGCAGTCGCTGGGCATCTCCGTCCGCCACATGTTCGCGATGAGCTGGGCCATCTCCGCCATGGTGTCGGCGGTGGCCGGCGTCACGGTCGGCGTCGTCAACGGCGTGTCCTCCGCACTTTCCTTCTTCGGTATCAAGGTCTTCCCGGCGGTCATCCTCGGCGGGCTGGACAGCGTGGCCGGGGCGGTGCTGGGCGGCCTGATCGTCGGCGTGCTGGAGAATCTCGCGCACTACCTGGACAGCCAGTGGCTGAACTGGGGCAACATGTACGAGATCGCCCCCTTCTACGTCCTGATCGTCATCCTGATGATCAAGCCCTACGGCCTCTTCGGCACCAAGGACATCGAGCGCGTGTAA
- a CDS encoding ABC transporter ATP-binding protein: protein MSGAPVASPRGYAHPADATRAASPSDTIFEARGVSLRFGGVQALTDVGFSIRKGELFSIIGPNGAGKTSMVNCISGRYRPTDGKVYFKGQDITGMTPNHRASLGIGRTFQNLALFGHMTVLDNIMVGRHHLLKNNFFTGSLYWLTGARKEELAHRREVEEIIDFLEIQHVRKATAGTLSYGLRKRVELARAIALKPDLILLDEPMAGMNLEEKEDMARYIVDLNEEFGMTVVMIEHDMGVVMDISHRVIVLEFGKKIAEGTPEEVLADPRVKRAYLGEDDEEDEAVAPPPKQEVA from the coding sequence ATGTCAGGCGCGCCCGTCGCATCGCCACGCGGTTACGCCCATCCGGCCGACGCCACCCGCGCGGCCTCCCCATCGGACACCATCTTCGAAGCCCGGGGCGTGTCCTTGCGCTTTGGCGGCGTGCAGGCGCTGACCGACGTCGGTTTCAGCATCCGCAAGGGGGAGCTGTTCTCCATCATCGGCCCGAACGGTGCGGGCAAGACCTCCATGGTCAACTGCATCTCCGGCCGTTATCGGCCCACCGACGGAAAGGTCTATTTCAAGGGCCAGGACATCACGGGCATGACGCCCAACCACCGCGCCTCGCTCGGCATCGGGCGCACCTTCCAGAATCTGGCGCTGTTCGGCCACATGACGGTGCTGGACAACATCATGGTCGGGCGCCATCACCTGCTGAAGAACAACTTCTTCACCGGCTCGCTCTACTGGCTGACCGGCGCCCGCAAGGAGGAGCTGGCCCACCGCCGCGAGGTCGAGGAGATCATCGACTTCCTGGAAATCCAGCACGTCCGCAAGGCCACCGCCGGCACGCTCTCCTATGGCCTGCGCAAGCGGGTGGAGCTGGCCCGCGCCATCGCGCTGAAGCCTGACCTGATCCTCTTGGACGAGCCCATGGCGGGCATGAACCTGGAGGAGAAGGAGGACATGGCCCGCTACATCGTCGACCTGAACGAGGAGTTCGGCATGACGGTGGTGATGATCGAGCACGACATGGGCGTCGTGATGGACATCTCCCACCGCGTGATCGTCCTGGAGTTCGGCAAGAAGATCGCCGAGGGCACGCCGGAGGAGGTTCTGGCCGACCCGCGCGTCAAGCGCGCCTATCTCGGCGAGGATGACGAGGAGGACGAGGCCGTGGCCCCGCCGCCCAAGCAGGAGGTCGCGTGA
- a CDS encoding ABC transporter substrate-binding protein codes for MLQKAEAASTLVFCSEGNPDNLAPALARTNTSFDAILHAYDTLVRFDAESKSIVPALAESWTISPDGTVYTFKLRPGVRFHDTPGYTPTRTLTSTDVLFSFFRQWHKDHPYHSVGNGAYNYFNDLSMGSILKSIEAVDDLTVRFTLNRPQAPFLANLSMVFAAITSAEYADTMVKRGTPELFDLEPVGTGAFQLLSYQKDNLLQYKAFEGHWAGRPPLDNLVFAITPNATVRLNRLQAGECHVMPYPNLTDLPKIRNSPSLTLLRQEGYNVAFLTFNVERKPLDDVRVRRAISMAIDKETLVDALYGDTGRTAKNPLPPTSWGYNDAINDIPYDPKGASQLLAEAGYANGFEIELWHMPVARPYMPAGKRAAEMMANDLAQVGVKATLVTDDWSVYMKRLMNGDHQLGMIGWTGDNSDPDNFLYTLLSCEGARKGGGNMGKWCDRSFDDIIIEAKQTTDVAKRTALYHRAQEIFKDQAPWLPLAHSMVFMVLREEVTGYRMNPFGLHLFHRVDLAQ; via the coding sequence GTGTTGCAGAAGGCCGAGGCGGCATCGACGCTGGTCTTCTGTTCGGAGGGCAACCCGGACAATCTGGCCCCGGCGCTGGCCCGCACCAACACCAGCTTCGACGCGATCCTGCACGCTTACGACACGCTGGTGCGATTCGATGCGGAGTCGAAGAGCATCGTGCCCGCGCTGGCGGAATCCTGGACCATCTCGCCGGACGGCACCGTTTACACCTTCAAGCTGCGGCCCGGCGTGCGCTTCCACGACACGCCCGGCTACACGCCGACACGCACGCTGACCTCCACCGACGTGCTGTTCAGCTTCTTCCGGCAATGGCACAAGGACCACCCGTACCATTCGGTCGGAAACGGGGCCTATAACTATTTCAACGACCTCTCCATGGGCTCGATCCTGAAGTCGATCGAGGCGGTGGACGACCTGACGGTGCGCTTCACCCTCAACCGGCCGCAGGCGCCCTTCCTGGCCAACCTGTCGATGGTCTTCGCCGCCATCACCTCGGCGGAGTACGCCGACACCATGGTCAAGCGCGGCACGCCGGAGCTGTTCGATCTGGAGCCGGTGGGGACCGGCGCGTTCCAGCTTCTTTCCTATCAGAAGGACAATCTGCTCCAGTACAAGGCGTTCGAGGGGCACTGGGCGGGGCGCCCGCCGCTGGACAACCTGGTCTTCGCCATCACCCCCAACGCCACGGTCCGGTTGAACCGGCTGCAGGCCGGCGAATGCCATGTCATGCCTTATCCCAACCTGACCGACCTGCCGAAGATCCGGAACAGCCCGTCGCTGACCCTGCTGCGGCAGGAGGGCTACAACGTCGCCTTCCTCACCTTCAACGTGGAACGGAAGCCGCTGGACGACGTGCGGGTGCGCCGGGCGATCAGCATGGCCATCGACAAGGAAACGCTGGTGGACGCGCTCTACGGCGACACCGGCCGCACGGCAAAGAATCCGTTGCCGCCGACGAGCTGGGGCTACAACGACGCCATCAACGACATTCCTTACGACCCCAAAGGGGCGAGCCAGCTCCTGGCCGAGGCCGGCTACGCCAACGGCTTCGAGATCGAGTTGTGGCACATGCCGGTGGCCCGGCCCTACATGCCCGCCGGCAAGCGGGCGGCGGAAATGATGGCCAACGATCTGGCCCAGGTCGGAGTCAAGGCGACCCTGGTGACCGACGACTGGTCGGTCTACATGAAGCGGCTGATGAACGGCGACCACCAGCTGGGCATGATCGGCTGGACCGGCGACAACAGCGACCCGGACAATTTCCTCTACACGCTGCTGAGCTGCGAGGGAGCCCGCAAGGGCGGCGGCAACATGGGCAAATGGTGCGACCGTTCCTTCGACGACATCATCATCGAGGCCAAGCAGACCACCGACGTCGCCAAGCGCACCGCCCTCTACCACCGGGCGCAGGAGATCTTCAAGGATCAGGCGCCGTGGCTGCCGCTGGCCCATTCCATGGTGTTCATGGTGCTGCGCGAAGAGGTGACGGGCTATCGGATGAATCCCTTCGGCCTGCACCTGTTCCACCGCGTCGATCTCGCCCAGTGA
- a CDS encoding branched-chain amino acid ABC transporter permease, whose translation MANISLIPSGDFKTRYAADTTIFPTRTSRNFAILGVALLLLCPAFMDRYWLNLCIQIGYLGIAALGLNILVGFTGQISIGHAAFFGFGAFSSAWLSNSFGIPVALAIPLAGVMTTGVGMLFGIPAARLKGLYLAIATLAAQYILQDFFSRADWFTGGTAGTIAEPFTLFGYAFDTDESFFYVVLVYVVVMYILATNLMRSRDGRALVAVRDHYLSAEIMGINLTKYRTMSFGISSFYAGIGGALYAHYLQFVSVEGFTILFSIQFLGMIIIGGLGSIMGSLMGTAFMVLLPEVMQAITTALSGTAIDAALNLREAIAFLREMAIGLVIILFLVFEPDGLAHRWKQIKAYWKLYPFSH comes from the coding sequence ATGGCGAACATCAGTCTCATTCCCAGCGGCGACTTCAAGACCCGGTACGCCGCCGACACGACCATCTTCCCGACCAGGACCAGCCGCAACTTCGCGATCCTGGGCGTGGCGCTGCTGCTGCTCTGCCCGGCCTTCATGGACCGCTACTGGCTGAACCTGTGCATCCAGATCGGCTATCTCGGCATCGCGGCGCTGGGGCTGAATATCCTGGTCGGTTTCACCGGCCAGATCTCCATCGGGCATGCCGCCTTCTTCGGCTTCGGCGCCTTCTCGTCGGCGTGGCTGTCGAACAGCTTCGGCATCCCGGTGGCGCTCGCCATCCCGCTGGCCGGCGTGATGACCACCGGGGTCGGCATGCTGTTCGGCATCCCGGCGGCGCGGCTGAAGGGCCTGTACCTCGCCATCGCCACTCTGGCAGCGCAGTACATCCTTCAGGACTTCTTCTCGCGCGCCGACTGGTTCACCGGCGGCACCGCCGGCACGATCGCGGAGCCCTTCACCCTGTTCGGCTACGCCTTCGACACCGACGAGAGCTTCTTCTACGTCGTGCTGGTCTATGTGGTCGTCATGTACATCCTGGCGACCAACCTGATGCGGTCCCGCGACGGGCGGGCGCTGGTGGCGGTGCGTGACCATTATCTCTCCGCCGAGATCATGGGCATCAACCTGACCAAGTACCGCACGATGTCCTTCGGCATCTCGTCCTTCTACGCCGGCATCGGCGGTGCGCTCTACGCCCACTATCTGCAGTTCGTGTCGGTTGAGGGCTTCACGATCCTGTTCTCGATCCAGTTCCTCGGCATGATCATCATCGGGGGTCTGGGCTCGATCATGGGGTCGTTGATGGGCACCGCCTTCATGGTGCTGCTGCCGGAGGTGATGCAGGCCATCACCACGGCGCTGTCCGGCACCGCCATCGACGCCGCGCTGAACCTGAGGGAGGCCATCGCCTTCCTGCGCGAAATGGCCATCGGCCTGGTGATCATCCTGTTCCTGGTCTTCGAACCGGACGGGCTGGCCCACCGCTGGAAGCAGATCAAGGCCTACTGGAAGCTCTACCCGTTCTCGCACTGA
- a CDS encoding AMP-binding protein, protein MTRPDSDTETAPAGASGGTQSLERALALLRAVASHGADGARLADLMSDTALSKATAHRLLTALARERFIDQDPRSRRYHLGPELDSLGRIAAARHRPEGANDVPAPGPATVQPTAFLRPDYQGEAIPLADLLCDRHARADGARAALLHESVAGQTTELSFARLARDSARFATVLRGLGVVRGDRVAVLLPKGAELLIAALAIWRLGGVYMPLFTTYSAAAVAYRLADSEARAIVTTGFLRRKIPRDNSRPVVMVEGDEAFGPGADAVPFWSALHESAPLPDIARYADRDAFALMYTSEAEPKPLGVSLPVMALAGIEQYMRIGLDLRDDDIYWNMADPGWAYGAYYGLVGPLLLGRTTIFCDGPYDVRQGYRMLTKFGVTNLTCAPSQIRAWHSADPEGGPHKLALRILSVVGEPLPPELIGWANRVVSVPLLDQYGQRETGIFMMNRYDPGHADRTADSSLGRPLPGFRVVILDPQGREAPVGGAGEIAIDVESSPLFWFDAYANDPGRTAARFRHGRRYYLTGDWAFLDGDGNIHFRGRASDAIVMQQAD, encoded by the coding sequence ATGACCCGGCCCGATTCCGACACCGAAACCGCCCCCGCCGGAGCGTCCGGCGGCACGCAAAGCCTGGAGCGCGCGCTGGCCCTGCTGCGCGCCGTCGCCTCGCACGGGGCCGACGGCGCGCGCTTGGCCGACTTGATGAGCGACACCGCCCTGTCCAAGGCGACCGCGCACCGGCTGCTGACCGCGCTGGCGCGGGAGCGCTTCATCGACCAAGACCCGCGCAGCCGCCGCTACCATCTGGGGCCGGAACTGGATTCGCTGGGCCGCATCGCCGCCGCCCGCCACCGCCCCGAAGGTGCAAATGACGTTCCGGCGCCCGGCCCGGCCACCGTTCAGCCCACCGCCTTCCTCCGCCCGGATTACCAAGGTGAGGCGATTCCGCTGGCCGACCTGCTGTGCGACCGTCATGCCCGCGCCGACGGCGCCCGCGCCGCCCTGCTGCACGAGAGCGTGGCCGGGCAAACGACGGAGCTGAGCTTCGCCCGGCTGGCCCGCGATTCGGCGCGATTCGCCACGGTGTTGCGCGGCCTCGGCGTCGTGCGCGGCGACCGGGTGGCGGTGCTGCTGCCCAAGGGGGCGGAGCTGCTCATTGCCGCGCTGGCGATCTGGCGGTTGGGCGGGGTCTACATGCCGCTGTTCACCACCTACTCCGCTGCCGCGGTCGCCTACCGGCTGGCCGACAGCGAGGCGCGGGCGATCGTCACCACCGGTTTCCTGCGCCGCAAGATTCCGCGCGACAACAGCCGCCCCGTGGTGATGGTGGAGGGAGATGAAGCCTTCGGCCCCGGCGCCGACGCGGTGCCCTTCTGGTCGGCGCTTCACGAATCGGCCCCCTTGCCCGACATCGCCCGCTACGCCGACCGCGACGCCTTCGCGCTGATGTACACCTCCGAGGCGGAGCCGAAGCCGCTCGGCGTCTCGCTGCCCGTCATGGCGCTGGCGGGAATCGAACAGTACATGCGCATCGGCCTCGACCTTCGCGACGACGACATCTATTGGAACATGGCCGATCCCGGCTGGGCCTACGGCGCCTATTACGGGCTGGTCGGGCCGCTGCTGCTCGGGCGCACCACGATCTTCTGCGACGGCCCGTACGACGTGCGGCAGGGCTACCGCATGCTGACGAAGTTCGGCGTCACCAACCTGACCTGCGCGCCGTCCCAGATCCGCGCCTGGCACAGCGCCGATCCGGAAGGTGGGCCGCACAAGCTGGCGCTGCGCATCCTGTCGGTGGTCGGCGAGCCGCTGCCGCCGGAGCTGATCGGCTGGGCCAACCGGGTGGTCAGCGTCCCCCTGCTCGACCAGTACGGGCAGCGTGAGACCGGCATCTTCATGATGAACCGCTACGACCCCGGCCACGCCGACCGCACCGCCGATTCCTCGCTGGGGCGGCCCCTGCCCGGCTTCCGCGTGGTCATCCTCGACCCGCAGGGACGCGAGGCGCCGGTCGGCGGTGCGGGCGAGATTGCCATCGACGTGGAGTCCTCGCCGCTCTTCTGGTTCGACGCCTACGCCAACGACCCGGGACGCACCGCCGCCCGTTTCCGCCACGGCCGCCGCTATTACCTGACCGGCGACTGGGCGTTCCTGGACGGCGACGGCAACATCCACTTCCGCGGCCGGGCGTCCGACGCCATCGTCATGCAGCAGGCGGATTGA